Proteins encoded in a region of the Pseudomonas sp. PDNC002 genome:
- the ccoG gene encoding cytochrome c oxidase accessory protein CcoG, with protein MSERIPAKVIEIDAPQRFTPPPKPLSAVTPTVYTKRFAGRFRDLRRLGGGLLFLLFFGTLWLQWNGRQAVLWDLPERKFYIFGATFWPQDFILLSAILIIAAFGLFFITVFAGRVWCGYTCPQSVWTWIFMWAEQVTEGDRNQRMKMDKGPASAEKVLRKSAKHGLWLLISLVTAITFIGYFTPVRPLVMDLLTFKLDLESTFWVAFFAAATYANAGWLREQVCIHMCPYSRFQSVMFDKDTLIISYDAARGESRGARKKDADPKALGLGDCIDCHQCVQVCPTGIDIRDGLQIACIGCAACIDACDSVMDKMGYDRGLVRYTSESALEGGKTHLLRPRLIGYAAVLLVMIGAFVWALEARPLINLDVARDRGLFRENAAGEIENIYNLKLINKTQQPQHYQLSLADGAGYRLQGVPELMLQPGEIRDFAVSVASEAQSSAGGSLPLHFRVSDGNESIDAASTFVSPRR; from the coding sequence ATGAGCGAAAGAATCCCCGCGAAGGTCATCGAGATCGACGCACCGCAACGTTTCACCCCGCCGCCGAAACCGCTGTCCGCAGTCACCCCGACGGTCTACACCAAGCGCTTCGCCGGACGTTTCCGCGACCTGCGGCGCCTGGGCGGCGGCCTGTTGTTCCTGCTGTTCTTCGGCACCCTGTGGCTGCAGTGGAACGGCCGCCAGGCGGTGCTCTGGGACCTGCCCGAGCGCAAGTTCTACATCTTCGGCGCGACCTTCTGGCCGCAGGATTTCATCCTGCTCTCGGCGATCCTGATCATTGCCGCCTTCGGCCTGTTCTTCATCACGGTGTTCGCCGGCCGCGTGTGGTGCGGCTACACCTGCCCGCAGAGCGTCTGGACGTGGATCTTCATGTGGGCCGAGCAGGTCACCGAGGGCGATCGCAACCAGCGTATGAAGATGGACAAGGGCCCGGCCAGTGCCGAGAAAGTCCTGCGCAAAAGTGCCAAGCACGGCCTGTGGTTGCTGATCAGCCTGGTCACGGCGATCACCTTCATCGGCTACTTCACGCCGGTGCGCCCGCTGGTGATGGACCTGCTCACCTTCAAACTCGACCTGGAAAGCACCTTCTGGGTCGCCTTCTTCGCCGCAGCCACCTACGCCAACGCCGGCTGGCTGCGCGAGCAGGTGTGCATCCACATGTGCCCGTACTCGCGCTTCCAGAGCGTGATGTTCGACAAGGACACCCTGATCATTTCCTACGACGCGGCGCGCGGCGAGTCCCGTGGCGCGCGCAAGAAGGACGCCGATCCCAAGGCCCTCGGCCTGGGTGACTGCATCGACTGCCACCAGTGCGTGCAGGTCTGCCCCACCGGCATCGACATCCGCGACGGCCTGCAGATCGCCTGCATCGGCTGCGCGGCCTGCATCGACGCCTGCGACTCGGTGATGGACAAGATGGGCTACGACCGTGGCCTGGTGCGCTACACCTCCGAAAGCGCGCTGGAAGGCGGCAAGACCCACCTGCTGCGCCCGCGCCTGATCGGCTATGCGGCCGTGCTGCTGGTGATGATCGGCGCCTTCGTCTGGGCGCTGGAAGCGCGCCCGCTGATCAACCTCGATGTGGCCCGCGACCGTGGCCTGTTCCGCGAGAACGCCGCTGGCGAAATCGAGAACATCTACAACCTCAAGCTGATCAACAAGACCCAGCAACCGCAGCACTATCAGCTGAGCCTCGCCGATGGCGCCGGTTACCGCCTGCAGGGCGTGCCGGAGCTGATGCTGCAACCGGGCGAGATCCGCGACTTCGCCGTCTCGGTCGCCAGCGAAGCGCAGAGCAGTGCCGGTGGTTCGCTGCCGCTGCACTTCCGGGTCAGCGACGGCAACGAGTCCATCGACGCCGCCAGCACCTTCGTCTCGCCGAGGCGTTGA